The genome window GTCCGCTCGGTGGGACGGTCGAGGACCCCCTCGGTCCGCAGCTCCGAGAGGAGACTCTGGACCGCGACCGTCGATCGATCGACCGCCTCGGCGACGGTCGCCGTCTCGAGCGGCCCGTTTCGGGCCAGGAGGGCCAGCGTCCGCCGTCCCGTCGCCGCCGTACACTGCGACTGCTCGGCCGCCGTCTCGAGACGCTCGTCGATCCAGTCGCCCTCGAACAGGTCCTCGAACGACGACTCGTCGATCCCGGTCGTCTCGAGATCACGCGTTTTACCGACCCGTTCGGCGCCGTCTCGGTCGCTACCGTCCCGTTCATCGTCGCCGCCGTTCCGTTCGGCGGCTCCCCAGTCACCGCTGCCGTTCCAGTCGTTCCTCCTTCGGTCGCCGTCGCTGGTCCAGTCGCCCCTTCTCTGCTCGCCGTCGCTGTTCCGGCCGCTCCTCCTCCGCTCGCTATCGTTGTTCCGGCCGCTCTTCCTCCGCTCGCCGTTGCCATTCCGTTCAGTCCCCCCCTGATTGCCGCCGTTTCCGTCGTCCCCGTCGTCACGCTCGAGGACCTCCTGTATCGACGTGAATCCGAACTCGACCGCGTCACCGCCGGCGCGGATGATTTCGTCGTCCGTCCCCGCCGTCTCGTCCGTCTCGTTCGCTTCGGACGCGGTCTCCTCGAGTTCCCGAATGCGATCCCGCAACCGCTCGTTTTCCTCGCGGAGCGTTTCTATCGTCTCCGTTCGGGAGTCGAGCGTCGTCTCGAGCGTTTCGATGCGCTCCCGTCGGTCCTCGAGTTCCTCCCGGAGCTCGTCGCGCTCGTCCTCGAGGTCGACGATCTCGTCGTGGAGGCGTCGCAGTTCCTCGTCGTTGCCGCCGCCGAGTTCCGTCTGGACCGTCTCCTTCCGAGTCAGCGCGTCGGCCATCTGTTTGGCCGCCGACGAGACGTCCCGCGCGGACTCGAGTTCGTCCTCCAGGGTCTCGATCCGTTTTTCCTTCTTCGCGAGTTCGTTCTCGAGTTCGTTGATCCGATCCCGTTCGCGCTCCTTTCGCTCCGAAATGTCCTGGAGGTCGCCGACCAGCGCGTCCGAGACGGACTTGAGCTCGGGTCGCTCGAAGTCGTCGAGTCCGGGGGTCGCGCCCGCGTCGAAGGTCCGCTTGCGACGGAACTGGACCTTCCGGACGTCGACCTCGGTCCAGTCGGTCTGGACGAACGCCTGTCCGTCGTTCAGTTCGGAGACGAGTTCCGAGTACTCGGTGTCGATGATCCGGCCGACGACCTTGGTGTCGTTGTCCCAGGTCAGTCGGTGCCAGACGAGCCAGTTGGCCTGCGTGATGAAGTCCTTCTTGACGTCCGCGGGCCGCTGGCTGATCCCCAGAATGCCCAGTCCGTGCTTGCGGCCGCGCTTGCTGATCTTGATCAGCAGGTTCCCCGTCTCGCCGACGCCGCCGCCCTCCGGGATGTACTCGTGGACCTCCTCGACGACCAGCAGGAAGGGCTTCTTCATCTTCTTCTCCTTGACGAACAGCTGGCGGGCGATCTTGCGCAGCAGTTCGTCGGCCACCTCCTCGTCGAGGTAGCCCGAGACGTCTAAGATGATCGGGACGTTCTCCTCGAGGGCGAGACTCGCCATCTGTTCGGCGTGCTCCGGTCCGATCTGGATGTCACACTCCTCGTCGGCGCCGGCGTGGAGCATCTCGTACTCCTCCTTGAGCCCGTAGTACTCGCCGTCGGTGTCGACGATCAGGAGGGGAAAGCCGGCCTCGAGCAACTCCTCGGCGATGACCGACGCGGTGTTTGACTTCCCCGAGCCGGACTTGCCGGTAACGAACCCGCGGCCGGTCAGCAGTTCGACGACCGGAAGCCACAGGTCCGATCCGTCGTCGGTCTCGCCGACCAGGATCTCTCGCTGATCGCTCACCGACCCACCACCTCGAGCGCGCGCGACGTAGTCATATATGGGTACACTCCGAATACGGCACCTTGAATATTGGCCTCGTCGGACGGTCTCCCTCGCACCACGTTCCGGTTTCGGCTACGGTCCTCTGCCAGTACAACACAGTTCAAACAGTGTAGAATGTTCACACCGTCTGAAATGCTTTCGACGTCGGGTTCCTCTCGGGCGGTCGCTCTCGCAGTCGCCGCCGTCCGTTCACGGCTCGCACTATCTCCGGGGAATCAGAAGAATGTCCACACAGTGTACAATGTCACCACTACGTGAACGGTGTCACTCCCCGTCCGGATGCGATGTCGTCGCGGGCTCCGGAACCGGGATCGCCGGTCGGTCGTGAGCGCGTACTCGAGTCGT of Haloterrigena sp. KLK7 contains these proteins:
- a CDS encoding helicase HerA domain-containing protein — protein: MSDQREILVGETDDGSDLWLPVVELLTGRGFVTGKSGSGKSNTASVIAEELLEAGFPLLIVDTDGEYYGLKEEYEMLHAGADEECDIQIGPEHAEQMASLALEENVPIILDVSGYLDEEVADELLRKIARQLFVKEKKMKKPFLLVVEEVHEYIPEGGGVGETGNLLIKISKRGRKHGLGILGISQRPADVKKDFITQANWLVWHRLTWDNDTKVVGRIIDTEYSELVSELNDGQAFVQTDWTEVDVRKVQFRRKRTFDAGATPGLDDFERPELKSVSDALVGDLQDISERKERERDRINELENELAKKEKRIETLEDELESARDVSSAAKQMADALTRKETVQTELGGGNDEELRRLHDEIVDLEDERDELREELEDRRERIETLETTLDSRTETIETLREENERLRDRIRELEETASEANETDETAGTDDEIIRAGGDAVEFGFTSIQEVLERDDGDDGNGGNQGGTERNGNGERRKSGRNNDSERRRSGRNSDGEQRRGDWTSDGDRRRNDWNGSGDWGAAERNGGDDERDGSDRDGAERVGKTRDLETTGIDESSFEDLFEGDWIDERLETAAEQSQCTAATGRRTLALLARNGPLETATVAEAVDRSTVAVQSLLSELRTEGVLDRPTERTYTLGDDVREELTTAARVD